The genomic window GTAGAATGTCTCGATACTGAAAGCAGTAAGTGTTCGCTTTGCAGCGGTGACGGTGCCTGTTCCAAGCACCCACCTGTCAAATGCTCCTGTTTTCTTTTCCCCTGCTTTCCAGGTGACGGGCTCTCTGCCGTCACCTGACATGAT from Ruminococcus sp. NK3A76 includes these protein-coding regions:
- a CDS encoding PF20097 family protein, whose translation is MKCPYCEKEMQKGIMSGDGREPVTWKAGEKKTGAFDRWVLGTGTVTAAKRTLTAFSIETFYCKDCRKMIFDTDIKGM